One window of Flavobacterium dauae genomic DNA carries:
- a CDS encoding acyl-CoA dehydrogenase family protein: MENIIRGGQFIVKEIQAENIFTPEDFTEEQKMMRDSVQEFVDRELWPNKERFEKKDYAFTEEAMKKAGELGFLSVAVPETYGGLGMGFVSTVLTCDYISGASGSFSTAFGAHTGIGTMPITLYGTEEQKQKYVPKLASGEWFGSYCLTEPGAGSDANSGKTKAELTEDGKHYKINGQKMWISNAGFCHLMIVFARIENDKNITGFIVEYDPNNTNGITLGEEEHKLGIRASSTRQVFFNDTLVPIENMLADRGEGFKIAMNALNIGRIKLAAACLDSQRRIVSKAVEYANERVQFKTPIANFGAIRKKIADMATNTYAGESATYRAAGDIENRIKMRLESGNSHQEAELKGVEEFAIECSILKVAVSEDAQICADEGIQIFGGMGFSEDTPMESAWRDARITRIYEGTNEINRLLSVGMLIKKAMKGHVDLLGPAMAVGEELMGIPDFSTPDYDELFAEEKAILAKLKKAFLMVAGSAVQKYGTELEENQQLLLAAADILIEIYMAESTILRTEKLINSKGQETVKEQIAMAKLYLYNAVETIAQKGKEGIISFTDGDEQRMMLMGLRRFTKYENYPNIIELRERIASKVIAENGYCF; the protein is encoded by the coding sequence ATGGAAAATATAATAAGAGGCGGTCAATTTATCGTTAAAGAAATCCAGGCAGAAAACATCTTCACACCAGAGGATTTTACAGAAGAACAAAAAATGATGCGTGATTCGGTACAAGAATTCGTTGATAGGGAATTATGGCCAAATAAAGAGCGTTTCGAAAAAAAAGACTATGCTTTTACCGAAGAAGCAATGAAAAAAGCCGGAGAGTTAGGCTTTTTAAGTGTTGCTGTTCCCGAAACTTATGGTGGTTTAGGAATGGGATTTGTTTCTACCGTGCTTACCTGCGATTATATTTCAGGTGCATCGGGTTCGTTCTCAACCGCTTTTGGTGCACATACCGGAATTGGAACCATGCCAATTACTTTGTACGGAACCGAAGAACAAAAACAAAAATATGTTCCTAAATTGGCTTCGGGTGAATGGTTCGGCTCTTACTGTTTAACAGAACCGGGGGCCGGATCTGATGCTAATTCCGGAAAAACCAAAGCCGAATTGACCGAAGACGGCAAACATTACAAAATTAACGGACAAAAAATGTGGATTTCCAATGCTGGTTTTTGTCACTTAATGATTGTTTTTGCCCGAATTGAAAACGATAAAAATATTACAGGTTTTATTGTAGAATACGATCCAAATAACACAAACGGCATTACGTTAGGCGAAGAAGAACATAAGTTAGGTATTCGTGCCAGTTCAACGCGTCAAGTGTTTTTTAATGATACTTTAGTTCCAATTGAAAATATGCTGGCAGATCGTGGCGAAGGCTTCAAAATTGCAATGAATGCCTTAAATATCGGGCGTATTAAATTAGCCGCTGCTTGTTTAGATTCTCAACGACGAATTGTTTCTAAAGCCGTAGAATATGCCAACGAACGTGTTCAATTCAAAACTCCGATTGCTAATTTTGGAGCCATCCGCAAAAAAATTGCCGATATGGCAACCAATACTTATGCAGGAGAATCGGCTACTTACAGAGCAGCAGGTGATATTGAAAATCGTATCAAAATGCGATTAGAAAGTGGTAATTCACATCAAGAAGCCGAATTAAAAGGTGTTGAAGAATTTGCCATTGAATGTTCTATTTTAAAAGTTGCTGTGTCTGAAGATGCACAAATTTGTGCCGATGAGGGTATTCAGATTTTTGGTGGAATGGGCTTTTCTGAAGATACACCTATGGAAAGTGCCTGGAGAGATGCCCGAATTACTCGTATTTATGAAGGAACAAACGAAATTAACCGATTACTTTCTGTGGGAATGCTTATTAAAAAAGCAATGAAAGGTCACGTAGATTTATTAGGACCGGCAATGGCGGTAGGCGAAGAATTAATGGGAATTCCCGATTTTTCAACACCAGATTATGATGAATTATTCGCCGAAGAAAAAGCCATTTTGGCAAAACTTAAAAAAGCCTTTTTAATGGTTGCAGGATCAGCAGTTCAAAAATATGGTACCGAATTAGAAGAAAATCAACAATTGTTATTGGCTGCTGCCGATATTTTAATTGAGATTTATATGGCAGAATCTACTATTTTAAGAACTGAGAAATTAATTAATTCTAAAGGACAAGAAACAGTTAAAGAACAAATTGCCATGGCAAAATTGTATTTATACAACGCTGTTGAAACCATTGCCCAAAAGGGAAAAGAAGGAATTATCTCGTTTACCGACGGCGACGAACAACGTATGATGCTGATGGGCTTACGCAGATTTACTAAATACGAAAATTATCCAAACATCATTGAATTAAGAGAACGTATCGCTTCAAAAGTAATTGCCGAGAACGGGTATTGTTTTTAA
- a CDS encoding four helix bundle protein encodes MNYFKELKVWQKAIELVTETYLVTKEFPKDELFGLVSQVRRCVVSIPSNIAEGCGRKTSKDFSNFLGVALGSSFEFETQIIISKNIGYLSNEQFILLESEIQHIQNMIIKLQSSLENK; translated from the coding sequence ATGAATTATTTTAAAGAATTAAAAGTTTGGCAAAAGGCTATTGAATTGGTTACAGAAACTTATTTAGTAACAAAAGAGTTTCCGAAAGATGAACTTTTTGGTTTAGTTTCTCAAGTAAGAAGATGTGTTGTGTCTATTCCTTCAAATATTGCAGAAGGGTGTGGAAGAAAAACAAGCAAAGATTTTAGTAACTTTTTGGGAGTTGCTCTTGGTTCTTCATTTGAATTTGAAACACAAATCATCATATCTAAAAATATAGGTTATTTAAGTAATGAACAATTCATATTATTAGAATCTGAAATTCAACACATTCAGAATATGATTATTAAACTTCAAAGTTCTTTAGAAAACAAGTAA
- a CDS encoding four helix bundle protein → MKFPKNKQYGLTSQLNRAAVSVPSNIAEGSNRNNIHFKHFLNIALGSSFEIQTQILIAKQNNYISEIQTTEIENKIVELQKMISGFIKRLDSQNLSS, encoded by the coding sequence TTGAAATTTCCTAAAAACAAACAATATGGATTAACAAGTCAGTTAAATAGAGCTGCTGTTTCAGTCCCTTCAAATATCGCTGAGGGATCAAATAGAAATAATATTCATTTTAAACATTTTCTAAATATTGCTCTCGGATCTTCATTTGAAATTCAAACTCAAATCTTAATAGCAAAACAGAATAATTATATATCAGAAATTCAAACAACAGAAATAGAAAACAAAATTGTAGAACTGCAAAAGATGATTTCAGGGTTTATAAAAAGATTAGATTCTCAAAATCTTTCTTCTTGA
- a CDS encoding acetyl-CoA C-acyltransferase, producing MSKTAYIVKAYRTAVGKAPKGLFRFKRPDELAAETIEFMMNEVPQLDKKRIDDVMVGNAMPEAEQGLNMARLISLMGLKITDVPGVTVNRYCASGIETIGMATAKIQAGMADCIIAGGAESMSFIPMGGYRATPDYKVTAAGHEDYYWGMGLTAEAVAKQFNVSREDQDQFSFESHMKALKAQAEGKFDNQIVPITVEDTFINDKGKKETKSYIVTKDEGPRAGTSVEVLAKLKPVFAADGSVTAGNSSQMSDGAAFVLVMSEEMVKELNLEPIARLVTFASAGVEPRIMGIGPVKAIPKALKQAGLQQNDIELIELNEAFAAQSLAVIRELDLNPEIINVNGGAIALGHPLGCTGAKLSVQLFDEMKRRGNKYGMVTMCVGTGQGTAGIYELL from the coding sequence ATGAGCAAAACAGCATATATAGTAAAAGCTTACAGAACAGCCGTTGGAAAAGCACCAAAAGGATTGTTCCGTTTTAAAAGACCCGATGAACTGGCGGCAGAAACCATTGAATTTATGATGAATGAAGTGCCGCAATTAGATAAAAAGCGTATCGATGACGTAATGGTTGGGAACGCCATGCCCGAAGCCGAGCAAGGTTTAAACATGGCTCGATTAATATCGTTGATGGGCTTAAAAATTACCGATGTTCCTGGGGTTACCGTAAACCGTTATTGCGCATCGGGAATTGAAACAATTGGTATGGCAACCGCAAAAATTCAGGCGGGAATGGCAGATTGTATCATTGCAGGCGGTGCCGAATCTATGAGTTTTATTCCAATGGGTGGTTACCGTGCAACGCCCGATTATAAAGTTACCGCTGCTGGTCACGAAGATTATTATTGGGGAATGGGCTTAACTGCCGAAGCGGTTGCCAAACAGTTTAATGTATCACGCGAAGACCAGGATCAGTTTTCGTTTGAATCGCACATGAAAGCCCTGAAAGCACAAGCAGAAGGTAAATTCGATAATCAAATTGTACCAATTACCGTAGAAGATACTTTTATTAATGATAAAGGTAAAAAAGAAACAAAATCATACATTGTAACTAAAGACGAAGGTCCGCGTGCAGGAACAAGTGTAGAAGTATTAGCAAAATTAAAACCCGTTTTTGCTGCCGATGGATCTGTTACCGCAGGAAATTCCTCTCAAATGTCCGATGGTGCTGCCTTTGTTTTGGTGATGTCCGAAGAAATGGTAAAAGAATTAAACCTAGAACCTATTGCACGATTGGTCACTTTTGCATCAGCAGGAGTTGAACCAAGAATCATGGGAATTGGTCCTGTAAAAGCCATTCCAAAAGCATTAAAACAAGCTGGTTTACAACAAAACGACATTGAATTGATCGAACTAAACGAAGCCTTTGCAGCACAATCATTAGCTGTAATTCGTGAGTTAGATCTAAACCCTGAAATCATCAACGTAAATGGTGGAGCCATTGCTTTAGGTCACCCTTTAGGTTGTACAGGTGCAAAATTATCTGTTCAGTTATTCGATGAAATGAAACGCCGCGGAAATAAATACGGAATGGTAACCATGTGTGTTGGAACCGGGCAAGGAACAGCAGGGATTTATGAGTTGCTTTAA
- a CDS encoding SixA phosphatase family protein has protein sequence MKKLILVRHGKSSWDMPVKDHGRPLNNKGIKNSNLIFEQIQTKLPERFLVWSSTAKRARDTAKIFNEVLNIPQELTVLNEDLYTFDEATLTKTIKNCNDSVPSLIIFGHNNAITDFVNKFGDKFIENVPTSGVVIIEFSQENWNTINNGKTVTTLFPKDLINAD, from the coding sequence ATGAAAAAGTTAATATTAGTTCGTCACGGAAAATCGTCTTGGGATATGCCGGTAAAAGATCACGGAAGACCATTGAACAATAAAGGAATTAAAAATTCTAATCTTATTTTTGAACAAATTCAAACAAAACTGCCAGAACGTTTCTTGGTATGGTCAAGTACGGCAAAACGGGCACGCGATACGGCAAAAATCTTTAATGAAGTGTTGAATATTCCGCAAGAGTTAACGGTTTTAAATGAAGATTTATATACGTTTGATGAAGCTACTTTAACCAAAACAATAAAAAATTGTAACGATTCTGTTCCAAGCCTTATTATTTTTGGACATAATAATGCAATTACAGATTTTGTTAATAAATTTGGAGACAAATTCATTGAAAATGTTCCAACATCCGGAGTGGTAATAATTGAATTTTCACAAGAAAATTGGAACACTATTAACAATGGAAAAACCGTTACAACACTGTTTCCAAAAGATTTAATAAATGCAGATTAA
- a CDS encoding MarR family winged helix-turn-helix transcriptional regulator yields MKNKTLDSVIKNTWQAIARMYNEEASQYGASMALGYALLNIDKEGTPSTALAPRLGMEPTSLTRTLKTMEEKGLIVKKKNPVDGRGVNIYLTPLGVEKRGLSKQTVINFNNKLLETFSQQEIDNFIEMSEKIQNIIVTKKKF; encoded by the coding sequence ATGAAAAATAAAACGTTAGATTCAGTAATAAAAAATACCTGGCAAGCCATTGCCCGTATGTATAACGAAGAAGCTTCGCAATACGGTGCAAGCATGGCGTTGGGGTATGCTTTATTAAATATTGATAAAGAAGGAACGCCTTCTACAGCTTTGGCACCACGCTTGGGTATGGAACCTACAAGCTTAACGCGTACCTTAAAAACAATGGAAGAAAAAGGTTTAATTGTTAAAAAGAAAAATCCGGTAGATGGTCGTGGGGTAAATATCTATTTAACGCCGCTGGGTGTCGAAAAACGCGGACTATCAAAACAAACGGTCATCAATTTTAATAATAAACTTTTAGAAACCTTTTCGCAACAAGAGATTGATAACTTTATAGAGATGTCAGAGAAAATTCAGAACATCATTGTAACAAAAAAGAAATTTTAA
- a CDS encoding SMI1/KNR4 family protein, protein MAFPIDIKYITETEQDLGLTFPDQFKNKMLKENVGELITDDDDWQLFPFFDKSDKKRISRTCNHIILETKNKKEWRNFPNNAIAIASNGSGNCLVLLPTTENERVLGDEIFIWLHETGKVEKVANNINELIDE, encoded by the coding sequence ATGGCTTTTCCAATAGACATAAAATACATAACTGAAACTGAACAAGATCTTGGACTTACTTTTCCCGACCAATTCAAAAACAAAATGTTAAAGGAAAATGTAGGTGAGTTGATAACAGATGATGATGATTGGCAATTGTTTCCTTTTTTTGACAAATCGGACAAGAAAAGAATTAGTAGAACTTGCAATCATATCATTTTAGAAACTAAAAATAAGAAAGAGTGGAGAAACTTTCCAAATAATGCAATTGCAATTGCGTCAAATGGTAGTGGAAACTGTTTAGTATTATTACCCACAACGGAAAATGAAAGAGTTTTAGGTGATGAAATTTTTATATGGCTTCACGAAACAGGAAAAGTAGAAAAGGTTGCAAACAATATTAATGAACTGATTGACGAGTAA
- a CDS encoding 3-hydroxyacyl-CoA dehydrogenase/enoyl-CoA hydratase family protein — MNRLIKKVAVIGSGIMGSGIACHFANIGVQVLLLDIIPNQLTEAEEKKGLTLNDKAVRNRMVNDNLATALKSNPSPIYDKKFADRISTGNTTDDLPKIKDVDWIIEVVVERLDIKKAVYEQIEKYRKPGTLITSNTSGIPIHFMSEGRSEDFQEHFCGTHFFNPVRYLKLFEIIPGPKTNPEVLSFLNNYGEKFLGKTSVVAKDTPAFIGNRIGIYGIMSLFHLVKEMDLTIEEVDKLTGPVIGRPKSATFRTVDVVGLDTLVHVANGLYENCPNDEAHELFKLPDFINHMMENKWLGSKTKQGFYKKVDKDILSLDLNTLEYRPNKKASFQTLELTKTIDNVIDRFKVLVNGKDKAGEFYRKSFAGMFAYVSNRVPEITDDLYKIDDAMKAGFGWEHGPFQIWDAIGVEKGIELIKENGENVADWVNEMLTSGNKSFYTVKEGATYYYDIDSKSQKKIPGQDAFIILNNIRDTKKVWGNADSTLFDLGDGILNLEFHSKMNSIGGGVISGINKAIDLAEKEYSGLVIGNQAANFSVGANLGMIFMMAVEQEYDELNFAIKSFQDTMMRVRYSGIPVIAAPHGMTLGGGCELVMHSDKAVAAAETYIGLVEFGVGVIPGGGGSKEMTLRASDQFKKNDVKLNILQEYFLTVGTAKVATSAYEGFDNGVLLPTKDIVVVNKDRQIAEAKKHALLMAEAGYTQPVQRKDILVLGKQALGAFLVGTDGMMAGNYISDHDRKIANKLAYVMAGGDLSEPTLVSEQYLLDLEREAFLSLCTERKTLERIQFMLTKGKPLRN, encoded by the coding sequence ATGAATAGATTAATAAAAAAAGTGGCTGTTATTGGTTCCGGAATCATGGGTTCGGGCATCGCCTGTCACTTTGCAAACATTGGCGTTCAGGTTTTGCTTTTGGATATTATTCCAAACCAATTAACCGAAGCCGAAGAAAAAAAAGGACTTACGCTTAACGATAAAGCGGTAAGAAACCGTATGGTGAACGATAATCTGGCAACTGCCTTAAAATCGAACCCCTCACCTATTTATGATAAAAAATTTGCCGACAGAATTTCGACAGGAAACACAACAGACGATCTTCCAAAAATTAAAGATGTTGACTGGATTATTGAAGTTGTTGTTGAACGTTTGGATATTAAAAAGGCAGTTTACGAACAAATTGAAAAATACCGTAAACCGGGAACGTTAATTACATCGAACACTTCAGGAATTCCGATTCATTTTATGAGCGAAGGCAGAAGCGAAGATTTTCAGGAACATTTCTGCGGAACCCACTTTTTTAATCCGGTTCGATACTTAAAACTATTCGAAATTATTCCCGGACCAAAAACCAACCCCGAAGTTTTATCATTCCTAAACAATTACGGCGAAAAATTCTTGGGAAAAACATCGGTTGTAGCTAAAGATACACCTGCGTTTATTGGAAACCGAATTGGTATTTACGGCATTATGAGTTTGTTCCATTTGGTAAAAGAAATGGATCTAACCATTGAAGAAGTCGATAAATTAACAGGGCCAGTAATTGGCAGACCAAAATCGGCAACGTTTCGTACGGTCGATGTAGTTGGTTTGGATACTTTGGTGCATGTTGCCAATGGTTTGTACGAAAATTGTCCGAACGATGAGGCACATGAATTGTTCAAACTGCCCGATTTCATCAATCACATGATGGAAAATAAATGGTTGGGCAGCAAAACAAAACAAGGTTTCTATAAAAAAGTTGATAAAGATATTCTTTCGCTTGATTTGAATACGTTGGAATATCGCCCAAACAAAAAAGCATCTTTCCAAACATTAGAACTAACCAAAACCATTGATAATGTAATTGATCGTTTCAAGGTTTTAGTGAACGGAAAAGACAAAGCCGGCGAATTTTACCGTAAATCGTTTGCGGGTATGTTTGCGTATGTTTCTAACCGCGTACCCGAAATTACCGATGATTTGTATAAGATAGACGATGCCATGAAAGCTGGTTTTGGTTGGGAACACGGACCTTTCCAAATTTGGGATGCTATTGGTGTTGAAAAAGGTATTGAATTGATAAAAGAAAACGGTGAAAATGTTGCCGATTGGGTGAATGAAATGTTAACATCGGGCAATAAATCTTTCTACACTGTAAAAGAAGGTGCTACTTATTATTATGATATCGATTCTAAATCGCAAAAAAAAATTCCAGGACAAGATGCGTTTATCATTTTAAACAACATACGCGATACCAAAAAAGTTTGGGGTAATGCCGATTCTACTTTATTTGATTTAGGCGATGGAATTTTAAATCTTGAATTTCATTCAAAAATGAACTCGATTGGTGGCGGTGTCATCAGCGGAATCAATAAAGCGATTGATCTTGCCGAAAAAGAATACAGCGGTTTGGTTATTGGAAATCAGGCAGCAAATTTCTCGGTCGGTGCCAATTTAGGAATGATTTTTATGATGGCAGTTGAACAAGAATACGATGAATTGAATTTTGCTATAAAATCGTTCCAAGATACCATGATGCGTGTTCGTTATTCGGGTATTCCGGTAATTGCAGCTCCACATGGAATGACGCTTGGTGGCGGTTGCGAATTGGTGATGCATTCAGACAAAGCCGTTGCAGCAGCAGAAACCTATATTGGTTTGGTTGAATTTGGTGTAGGTGTAATTCCTGGCGGTGGCGGATCTAAAGAAATGACGTTACGTGCTTCGGATCAATTCAAAAAGAATGATGTTAAACTGAACATTCTTCAAGAATATTTCTTAACTGTCGGTACAGCAAAAGTAGCAACATCGGCTTACGAAGGGTTTGATAATGGGGTGCTTTTACCAACTAAAGATATTGTTGTGGTAAATAAAGACCGACAAATTGCCGAAGCTAAAAAACATGCGTTGTTAATGGCCGAAGCCGGTTACACACAACCTGTTCAACGCAAAGATATTTTGGTTTTGGGTAAACAGGCATTAGGTGCTTTCTTGGTTGGAACAGACGGAATGATGGCAGGAAATTACATTTCTGATCACGATAGAAAAATTGCCAATAAACTGGCTTACGTAATGGCAGGTGGCGATTTATCTGAACCTACATTGGTATCCGAACAATATTTATTAGATCTGGAACGCGAAGCCTTTTTAAGTTTATGTACCGAACGTAAAACACTAGAAAGAATTCAGTTTATGTTGACTAAAGGGAAACCGTTGCGAAACTAG
- the ppk1 gene encoding polyphosphate kinase 1, with translation MQINQPKYIDREKSWLAFNERVLQEAADRTVPLLDRLRFLGIFSNNLDEFFRVRYATVRRISIAKNQGKKLVNGVDAKTLLQEITEIVIKLQAKSLEILNEIETELQNEGIFIVDETQVNKDQIEFIRDFFTHKVSPTLVTIILNDLDEFPIIRDSYGYLAIKLVKKSGEDSHKSIKKRTRYALIEIPAQINRFVELPKKDGKQYIIMLDDVIRINLDSIFSIFEFESISAHMIKITRDAELDFDSDLHKSFLEKISNSVRDRRVGEVVRFVYDSTIDKDTLDFFLEKIDIEAVDSIIPGGRYHNRRDYMSFPNLGRNDLTTGKIQPLPVNGLSLQSSVLQQIKNKDFLIHTPFQSFNYIVKFLREAALDPKVTSIKITLYRLAKNSQIISSLINAAKNGKQVTVQIELQARFDETSNINYAEIMQAEGIKLIFGVKGLKVHSKICVVERLESKKIKRYGFVSTGNFNESTSSVYTDVTLLTADARIMKEVNKVFEFFEVNYKIYRYKDLIVSPHYTRLKFTKLIDEQIEKALDNKPAMIRLKMNSLSDYKMIDKLYDASRAGVKIQLIVRGICCLIPGIPGLSDNIEAISIVDNLLEHSRIYIFGTDEDAKIYISSADFMTRNIDERVEVSCPVYDNDIKTELIDTFKIYWKGNVKVRLHSERLENRYRRLGEERFKAQDELYNYYRNKIEVVL, from the coding sequence ATGCAGATTAACCAACCAAAATATATTGACCGCGAAAAAAGCTGGCTGGCTTTCAACGAACGTGTTTTACAGGAAGCCGCAGACCGCACAGTTCCGCTTTTAGACCGCTTACGTTTTTTAGGAATTTTTTCTAACAATCTTGATGAATTTTTTAGGGTACGATACGCCACAGTGCGTAGAATTTCTATAGCAAAAAACCAAGGAAAAAAACTGGTTAATGGCGTTGATGCTAAAACATTATTGCAAGAAATTACCGAAATTGTAATTAAACTTCAGGCAAAAAGTCTTGAAATTTTAAATGAAATAGAAACCGAATTGCAAAACGAAGGTATCTTTATTGTTGATGAAACACAGGTTAACAAAGATCAAATTGAATTTATCCGTGACTTTTTTACACATAAAGTAAGCCCAACTTTGGTAACTATTATCTTGAATGATTTAGATGAATTTCCAATTATTCGTGATTCTTATGGATATTTGGCGATTAAATTGGTTAAAAAATCAGGCGAAGACTCACATAAATCAATAAAAAAACGTACCCGATACGCTTTAATAGAAATTCCTGCACAAATAAATCGTTTTGTTGAACTGCCCAAAAAAGATGGTAAACAATACATTATTATGCTTGATGATGTAATTAGAATTAACTTAGACAGTATATTTTCTATTTTTGAATTTGAAAGCATTTCGGCACATATGATTAAAATTACCCGTGATGCCGAGTTAGATTTTGATTCAGATTTACATAAATCGTTCCTTGAAAAAATATCAAATTCTGTACGAGATCGCAGAGTGGGCGAGGTGGTTCGGTTTGTGTACGACAGTACCATAGATAAAGATACCTTAGATTTCTTTCTTGAAAAAATAGATATTGAAGCGGTTGACAGTATTATTCCGGGTGGACGGTATCACAACCGCCGCGATTATATGAGTTTCCCCAATTTAGGGCGAAACGACTTAACTACCGGAAAAATTCAACCATTACCTGTAAACGGATTAAGTTTGCAAAGTAGTGTGCTTCAGCAAATTAAAAATAAAGACTTTTTAATTCATACACCTTTTCAGTCTTTTAATTATATCGTGAAATTTTTACGCGAAGCCGCTTTAGATCCTAAAGTAACAAGCATAAAAATTACATTGTATCGTTTGGCAAAAAATTCGCAAATTATTTCATCGTTAATCAATGCCGCAAAAAACGGCAAGCAGGTTACCGTTCAAATTGAATTACAAGCACGTTTTGATGAAACAAGCAATATTAATTATGCCGAAATTATGCAGGCAGAAGGTATTAAATTGATTTTTGGCGTAAAAGGATTAAAAGTACACAGTAAAATTTGTGTTGTTGAACGTTTAGAAAGTAAAAAAATTAAACGTTATGGCTTTGTTTCTACAGGAAATTTTAATGAAAGTACTTCATCCGTTTACACCGATGTTACCCTTTTAACTGCCGATGCCCGTATAATGAAAGAGGTTAATAAAGTATTTGAATTTTTTGAAGTGAACTATAAAATTTATCGTTATAAAGATTTAATTGTTTCGCCACACTACACCCGATTAAAATTCACAAAGTTAATTGATGAACAAATAGAAAAAGCGTTAGACAATAAGCCGGCAATGATTCGTTTAAAAATGAACAGCTTATCAGATTATAAAATGATTGATAAACTGTACGATGCAAGTCGGGCTGGTGTCAAAATACAATTAATCGTCCGTGGCATTTGTTGTTTAATACCCGGTATTCCCGGATTAAGCGATAACATTGAAGCAATTAGTATTGTTGATAATTTATTAGAACATTCGCGTATTTATATTTTTGGAACAGACGAAGATGCTAAAATCTATATTTCATCAGCCGATTTTATGACCCGAAATATCGACGAAAGGGTAGAAGTAAGTTGCCCGGTTTATGACAACGATATAAAAACCGAATTAATAGATACTTTTAAAATATATTGGAAAGGAAATGTAAAAGTTCGCTTACATTCTGAACGATTAGAAAATCGTTACCGACGTTTGGGAGAAGAACGTTTTAAAGCACAAGATGAACTTTACAATTACTACCGGAATAAAATTGAGGTTGTTTTATAA
- a CDS encoding Ppx/GppA phosphatase family protein — protein MMKIKKYAAIDIGSNAMRLLISNVIEEENKPTQFNKSHLIRVPIRLGQDAFTVGEISEENATRMVKAMKAFKLLMDVYKVEKYAACATSAMREAYNGNELVKEIASKTGVKIDIIEGKTEAAIIANSDLESFIKKDGHYLYVDVGGGSTEFTVFSNGKQIVSKSFKNGTVRLLNNMVTQSVWEEIEKWIKIHTQDLDDLEIIGSGGNINKIFKMSGKVNSKPLTQSYLNQRFKYLNSLSYEERIATLGLNTDRADVIIPAIKIYVNAMKWSNAKYIYVPKIGLSDGIVKAMYYKNTKINVNKIL, from the coding sequence ATGATGAAAATAAAAAAATATGCAGCTATTGATATTGGATCCAATGCTATGCGTTTGCTAATATCAAATGTTATTGAAGAAGAAAATAAACCCACACAATTTAACAAAAGTCATTTAATACGTGTGCCCATTCGTTTGGGGCAAGATGCTTTTACTGTTGGAGAAATCTCTGAAGAAAACGCAACCCGTATGGTTAAAGCAATGAAAGCCTTTAAATTGTTAATGGATGTTTATAAAGTAGAAAAATATGCCGCTTGTGCCACATCGGCAATGCGCGAGGCATATAACGGTAATGAATTGGTTAAAGAAATAGCTTCTAAAACCGGCGTGAAAATTGATATTATTGAAGGTAAAACAGAAGCCGCAATTATAGCAAATTCCGATTTAGAATCGTTTATAAAAAAAGACGGGCATTATCTATATGTTGATGTAGGGGGCGGAAGTACAGAATTTACTGTTTTTTCTAATGGAAAACAAATTGTATCAAAATCTTTTAAAAATGGAACGGTTCGATTGTTAAACAATATGGTTACCCAAAGTGTGTGGGAGGAAATTGAAAAATGGATTAAAATCCACACCCAAGATTTAGATGATTTGGAAATTATTGGTTCGGGCGGAAACATTAATAAAATATTTAAAATGTCCGGAAAGGTTAACAGTAAGCCTTTAACACAAAGTTATTTAAATCAACGCTTTAAGTATCTAAATTCATTGTCTTATGAAGAGCGTATAGCAACATTAGGGTTAAACACCGACCGTGCCGATGTGATAATTCCTGCTATAAAAATATATGTTAACGCAATGAAATGGAGTAATGCAAAATATATTTATGTGCCAAAAATTGGGCTGTCAGACGGAATTGTGAAAGCAATGTATTATAAAAACACAAAAATAAATGTAAATAAAATCCTTTAA